From a single Thioalbus denitrificans genomic region:
- a CDS encoding metal ABC transporter substrate-binding protein translates to MIAHRIPGWLGALATLLSLTAWAAPAAAAPQVVVTVPPLYSLVESLMEGVGKPELLYDRPEDLESDLLGATQTLELVTADMVVWVGPELERSLATALADMPHVRANAVTVGHHLPLLHAVPGSRWMSVVDETGAAHDPQFWLDPRLAVMAVRHITPQLVKMDPDNCDTYLDNEIRLVGQLRKLEQDLQTRLAPLQGRAVALAPDAPRYLAWRFGLVDARLDSTAANADVAVLELDALGYGAVRDGGSYFTLMERNLNTLLATLEPEATPLVRTASRMKTAPAL, encoded by the coding sequence ATGATCGCACACAGAATCCCCGGCTGGCTGGGCGCCCTGGCCACCCTGCTGTCACTCACGGCCTGGGCCGCCCCGGCCGCCGCCGCACCGCAGGTGGTGGTCACCGTGCCACCGCTGTACAGCCTGGTGGAAAGCCTGATGGAAGGGGTGGGGAAACCCGAACTGCTCTACGACCGCCCCGAAGACCTGGAGTCCGATCTCCTCGGCGCCACGCAAACGCTGGAACTCGTCACCGCCGACATGGTGGTCTGGGTCGGGCCGGAACTGGAACGATCCCTGGCCACGGCTCTCGCCGATATGCCCCACGTCCGTGCCAACGCGGTCACGGTGGGCCATCACCTGCCGCTGCTGCACGCCGTCCCCGGCAGCCGCTGGATGAGCGTCGTCGACGAAACCGGAGCCGCCCATGACCCCCAATTCTGGCTCGATCCGCGCCTGGCCGTGATGGCGGTCCGCCACATCACCCCGCAACTGGTGAAGATGGACCCGGACAACTGCGATACCTACCTGGACAACGAGATTCGCCTGGTCGGCCAACTGCGGAAACTGGAACAGGACCTCCAGACACGGCTCGCCCCCCTGCAGGGACGGGCGGTGGCGCTGGCGCCGGATGCGCCCCGCTACCTGGCCTGGCGCTTCGGCCTGGTCGATGCCCGTCTTGACAGCACCGCGGCCAACGCCGACGTGGCGGTTCTCGAACTGGATGCGCTGGGTTACGGCGCCGTCCGTGACGGCGGGAGCTACTTCACCCTGATGGAGCGCAACCTGAACACCCTGCTCGCCACCCTGGAGCCGGAAGCCACCCCCCTGGTGCGCACGGCCTCCCGGATGAAAACCGCCCCCGCACTTTAA
- a CDS encoding enoyl-ACP reductase FabI, whose protein sequence is MGFLTGKRVLILGLASNRSIASGIAEAMHREGAELAFTYQNDKLRDRVLKLAAQWGSELAFPCDVANDEQIASAFAELGGHWDGLDGVVHSIAYAPPGQLEGDYLEDVTREGFRIAHDISSYSFAAVAKAALPLMEGRGGSLLAMSYLGAVRAIPHYNVMGLAKASLEANVRYMTRSLGPRGIRVNAISAGPIRTLAAAGIRDFRKLLDYHERNAPMRRATTIEEVGNTAAFLASDLAAGISGEILYVDGGYHVVAMAEQDA, encoded by the coding sequence ATGGGTTTTCTGACCGGGAAACGCGTCCTCATCCTCGGGCTCGCGAGCAACCGTTCCATCGCCTCGGGCATCGCCGAGGCCATGCATCGCGAAGGGGCCGAGCTCGCCTTCACCTACCAGAACGACAAGCTCCGGGATCGGGTACTGAAGCTCGCGGCCCAGTGGGGGTCGGAGCTGGCCTTTCCCTGTGACGTGGCGAACGACGAGCAGATCGCGTCGGCCTTCGCGGAGCTCGGCGGCCACTGGGACGGGCTGGACGGGGTGGTGCACTCCATCGCCTACGCCCCGCCCGGGCAACTGGAGGGGGACTACCTCGAGGACGTGACCCGCGAGGGGTTCCGCATCGCCCACGACATCAGCTCCTACAGCTTCGCGGCGGTGGCCAAGGCGGCACTGCCCCTCATGGAGGGACGCGGCGGCTCACTGCTGGCCATGAGCTACCTGGGCGCGGTGCGGGCGATACCCCACTACAACGTGATGGGCCTGGCCAAGGCGAGCCTCGAGGCCAATGTCCGCTACATGACCCGCAGCCTCGGGCCGCGCGGAATCCGGGTGAACGCCATTTCGGCGGGCCCGATCCGGACCCTGGCGGCGGCCGGAATCCGTGATTTCCGCAAGCTGCTGGACTACCACGAGCGCAATGCGCCCATGCGCCGCGCGACCACCATCGAGGAGGTGGGCAATACCGCCGCCTTCCTGGCCTCGGACCTGGCCGCCGGCATCAGCGGCGAGATTCTGTACGTGGACGGCGGCTACCACGTGGTGGCGATGGCGGAACAGGACGCCTGA
- a CDS encoding YgiQ family radical SAM protein: protein MLSAPNLFGYRKYWAQRLTPAPQLPMTRAEMDALGWDSCDVIIVTGDAYVDHPSFGMAVIGRVLEAQGFRVGIIAQPDWTSAEAFRRLGRPNLFFGVTGGNMDSMVNRYTADRRLRSDDAYTPDGEGGRRPDRSVLVYAQRAREAFNDAPIVIGGIEASLRRIAHYDYWSDKVRRSVLLDAKADLLVYGNGERQVVEIAHRLARGEPLATLTDIRGTAHLTRGIPPEWTEIDSTEVDRPGRVEPHPDPYAAAPGCAAQPAAGGSHPVRIQRSRDRAHEVIRLPAFEQVRRDPVLYAHASRLLHLETNPGNARALVQRHGDRDVWINPPPIPLTTRELDAVFDLPYTRVPHRDYGQARIPAYEMIRFSVNIMRGCFGGCTFCSITEHEGRIIQSRSEKSILHEIEEIRDKTPGFTGVISDLGGPTANMYRMACRSEAIEAACRRLSCVYPEICENLGTDHGPLVRLYRRARSLSGVKRVFIASGLRYDLAVQSPEYVRELVTHHVGGYLKIAPEHTETGPLAKMMKPGIGTYDRFKEMFDRFSRAAGKEQYLIPYFIAAHPGTTDEDMLELALWLKRNGYRADQVQAFLPSPMALATAMYHSGMNPLRKVGRGSERVTTPKGLRQRRLHKAFLRYHDPENWPLLREALKRMGRADLIGNGKRHLVPAWQPAGTGGRGEGQRTAHARPGDKPFRTQHTGLPRTPAAPRAGKERKPARRGKPAVRGTPRG, encoded by the coding sequence ATGCTGTCCGCCCCCAACCTGTTCGGCTACCGCAAGTACTGGGCCCAGCGCCTGACGCCCGCCCCCCAGCTGCCCATGACGCGGGCGGAGATGGATGCGCTCGGCTGGGACAGCTGCGATGTCATCATCGTTACCGGGGACGCCTACGTGGACCACCCGAGCTTCGGCATGGCGGTCATCGGCCGGGTGCTGGAGGCGCAGGGCTTCCGCGTGGGCATCATCGCCCAGCCCGACTGGACCTCGGCGGAGGCGTTCCGCCGCCTGGGGCGGCCCAACCTCTTCTTCGGGGTCACCGGCGGCAACATGGACTCGATGGTGAACCGCTACACCGCCGACCGCCGCCTGCGCTCCGACGACGCCTACACCCCCGATGGCGAGGGTGGCCGCCGCCCCGACCGCTCGGTGCTGGTCTACGCCCAGCGCGCCCGGGAGGCCTTCAACGACGCGCCCATCGTCATCGGCGGCATCGAGGCCAGCCTGCGCCGCATCGCCCACTACGACTACTGGTCCGACAAGGTGCGCCGCTCGGTGCTGCTGGACGCCAAGGCGGATCTGCTGGTCTACGGCAACGGCGAGCGCCAGGTGGTGGAGATTGCCCACCGGCTGGCCCGCGGCGAGCCGCTGGCGACGCTCACCGACATCCGCGGCACCGCCCATCTCACCCGCGGCATTCCTCCGGAATGGACCGAGATCGACTCCACCGAGGTGGACCGTCCCGGCCGGGTGGAGCCCCATCCGGACCCCTACGCCGCCGCACCCGGCTGCGCCGCGCAGCCCGCCGCCGGCGGCTCGCACCCGGTCCGCATCCAGCGCTCCCGCGATCGGGCCCATGAAGTGATCCGCCTGCCGGCCTTCGAGCAGGTCCGCCGCGACCCGGTGCTCTACGCCCACGCCTCCCGCCTGCTGCACCTCGAGACCAATCCGGGCAACGCCCGTGCCCTGGTCCAGCGCCACGGCGACCGGGATGTCTGGATCAACCCGCCGCCCATCCCCCTGACCACCCGGGAACTGGACGCGGTCTTCGATCTCCCCTACACGCGGGTGCCCCACCGGGACTACGGCCAGGCGCGGATTCCCGCCTACGAGATGATCCGGTTCTCGGTGAACATCATGCGCGGCTGTTTCGGCGGCTGTACCTTCTGCTCCATCACCGAGCACGAGGGGCGCATCATCCAGAGCCGTTCGGAGAAGTCGATCCTGCACGAGATCGAGGAGATCCGGGACAAGACCCCCGGCTTCACCGGCGTCATCTCCGACCTCGGCGGTCCCACCGCCAACATGTACCGGATGGCCTGCCGCAGCGAGGCGATCGAGGCCGCCTGCCGGCGCCTCTCCTGCGTCTACCCGGAGATCTGCGAAAACCTGGGCACCGATCACGGCCCCCTGGTGCGCCTCTACCGCAGGGCGCGCAGCCTGTCGGGTGTGAAGCGGGTCTTCATCGCCTCGGGGCTGCGCTACGACCTGGCGGTGCAGTCACCGGAATACGTGCGGGAGCTGGTGACCCACCACGTGGGGGGGTACCTGAAAATCGCTCCCGAGCACACGGAAACCGGCCCGCTGGCGAAGATGATGAAGCCCGGCATCGGCACCTACGACCGCTTCAAGGAGATGTTCGACCGGTTCTCCAGGGCGGCGGGCAAGGAGCAGTACCTCATCCCCTACTTCATCGCCGCCCACCCCGGCACCACGGACGAGGACATGCTGGAACTGGCCCTGTGGCTGAAGCGCAACGGCTACCGCGCCGACCAGGTGCAGGCTTTCCTGCCCTCGCCCATGGCGCTGGCCACCGCCATGTATCACAGCGGCATGAACCCGCTGCGGAAGGTGGGCCGCGGCAGCGAACGGGTCACCACGCCGAAGGGGCTGCGCCAGCGCCGCCTGCACAAGGCCTTTCTCCGCTACCACGACCCGGAGAACTGGCCGCTCCTGCGCGAGGCGCTGAAGCGCATGGGCCGCGCCGATCTCATCGGCAACGGCAAGCGCCACCTGGTGCCCGCCTGGCAGCCGGCCGGCACCGGCGGTCGCGGCGAGGGCCAGCGCACGGCGCACGCCAGGCCGGGGGACAAACCCTTCCGGACCCAGCATACCGGCCTGCCGCGGACGCCGGCCGCCCCCCGCGCCGGAAAGGAGCGCAAGCCTGCGCGCCGCGGCAAGCCGGCGGTCCGCGGGACGCCACGGGGCTGA
- a CDS encoding peptidoglycan DD-metalloendopeptidase family protein encodes MYRPPLPRLLCAALLILLLAPAAASALPRANPVPGGVALVAIEAPGATAPKAWYRERRIMVLPDGTSSGRWFAVVGIALDAEPGTHRVESELADGRRETLEFLVVSKEYASQHITLKDTRKVTPPPEDLARIRDETPRIKAALRHWSDSDLVQTGFILPVEGVVSGNFGLRRFYNDQPRSPHSGLDIAAPAGTPVQAPAAGTVVETGDFFFNGNSVFLDHGQGLVTMYAHMQEIRVRPGERVRQGDMLGLVGSTGRATGPHLHWGVSLNDARVNPELFLPETTAKKPE; translated from the coding sequence ATGTACCGCCCGCCCCTGCCCCGCCTGCTGTGCGCCGCCCTGCTGATCCTGCTGCTGGCGCCCGCGGCCGCCTCCGCCCTGCCCCGTGCCAACCCCGTGCCCGGCGGCGTCGCCCTGGTGGCCATCGAGGCACCCGGCGCCACCGCCCCGAAGGCGTGGTACCGGGAGCGGCGGATCATGGTGCTGCCGGACGGGACTTCCTCCGGCCGCTGGTTCGCCGTGGTGGGCATCGCCCTGGACGCGGAGCCCGGCACCCACCGGGTGGAGTCGGAGCTTGCCGACGGCCGGCGCGAGACCCTGGAGTTCCTGGTCGTCTCCAAGGAGTACGCCAGCCAGCACATCACCCTCAAGGACACCCGCAAGGTCACCCCGCCGCCCGAGGATCTGGCCCGCATCCGCGACGAGACCCCGCGCATCAAGGCGGCGCTGCGGCACTGGAGTGACTCGGACCTTGTGCAGACCGGCTTCATCCTGCCGGTGGAAGGGGTGGTCAGTGGCAACTTCGGACTGCGCCGCTTCTACAACGACCAGCCCCGCAGTCCCCACAGCGGACTGGACATCGCCGCCCCGGCGGGAACCCCGGTGCAGGCGCCCGCCGCCGGCACGGTCGTCGAGACGGGTGACTTCTTCTTCAACGGCAACAGCGTGTTCCTGGACCATGGCCAGGGCCTGGTGACCATGTACGCCCACATGCAGGAGATCCGCGTCAGACCGGGCGAGCGCGTCCGCCAGGGGGACATGCTCGGGCTGGTGGGCAGCACCGGCCGGGCCACGGGCCCCCATCTCCACTGGGGCGTCAGCCTCAACGATGCCCGCGTGAACCCGGAGCTGTTCCTGCCGGAAACCACGGCAAAAAAACCTGAATAA
- a CDS encoding gamma-glutamylcyclotransferase family protein gives MFAYGTLEIAEVIQAITGRVFDGTPAILDDYARYQLRDANYPGVMPVKGARTTGLLYGDVDNTSLMLLDHYEGDLYERQRLTVVSESGERVLAWVYVIRPERRDELTHNEWDPEEFARVHLKTYLSEI, from the coding sequence TTGTTCGCTTACGGTACACTGGAGATCGCCGAGGTCATCCAGGCCATTACCGGTCGCGTGTTTGACGGGACGCCCGCCATCCTGGACGACTACGCACGCTATCAGCTGCGCGACGCCAACTACCCGGGAGTCATGCCGGTGAAGGGCGCGCGGACCACCGGCCTGCTCTATGGCGATGTGGACAACACGAGCCTCATGCTGCTGGATCACTACGAGGGTGATCTCTACGAGCGGCAGCGGCTGACCGTGGTGAGTGAATCGGGTGAGCGGGTGCTGGCCTGGGTCTACGTGATCCGCCCCGAGCGCCGCGACGAGCTGACCCACAACGAGTGGGACCCCGAGGAGTTCGCCCGGGTCCACCTCAAGACCTACCTGTCGGAGATCTGA
- a CDS encoding Rsd/AlgQ family anti-sigma factor, translated as METGSVHKIGTSRRYEDAHAREIIEDLVNQRRRMMVLFCHAAGLDRCGMPAEADDPDEVLQAFCKALLAYLVYSETCFFDLPPERTPEAFGLLGLELQPQIKATSHIMEAFCEKYAGAEHTPLSEQLDEEMAHLGEALSARVGLEDQLARVLLLG; from the coding sequence ATGGAGACGGGTTCAGTACACAAGATCGGCACCAGCCGGCGGTATGAAGACGCGCATGCCCGCGAGATCATCGAGGACCTGGTCAACCAGCGCCGGCGCATGATGGTGCTGTTCTGCCATGCGGCGGGCCTGGACCGCTGCGGCATGCCGGCGGAGGCCGATGATCCGGACGAGGTCCTGCAGGCCTTCTGCAAGGCCCTGCTCGCCTACCTCGTCTACAGCGAAACCTGCTTCTTCGACTTGCCCCCGGAGCGCACACCCGAGGCCTTCGGCCTGCTCGGCCTCGAGCTGCAGCCGCAGATCAAGGCCACCTCGCACATCATGGAGGCCTTCTGCGAGAAATACGCCGGAGCGGAGCATACGCCCCTGTCCGAACAGCTCGATGAGGAGATGGCCCACCTGGGCGAGGCACTGTCGGCCCGGGTGGGGCTGGAGGATCAGCTGGCGCGGGTCCTGCTGCTCGGATAG
- a CDS encoding dynamin family protein — MNERLRQLERHLKQENPVLLEVVGSFRELDRISRSLGFLGKNESLAARVPWWPLIAVLGTYSSGKSTFINSYLDYPLQSTGNQAVDDKFTVMCFSGEGMVRTLPGLSLDADPRFPFYQIGESIDEVATGEGGRIDAYLQLKTCPSEKLRGKILIDSPGFDADAQRTSTLRITDHIIHLSDLVLVFFDARHPEAGSMHDTLEHLVGSTISRHDSSKFLYVLNQIDTTAREDNPEQVFAAWQRALAQHGLTAGRCYSIYDTGAAVPIDDPQKRSRFEGKRDADLAAIYQRIDEVGVERAYRIVGMLEHTARMLEDDLVPRVQGFMQRWRQRVLWLDGLMLALLAAVVLGLGVGTDLLAGVSLSAMQSDPVTTGIVAAVVLVLLGYGHFRIRNWAAGQVIRKTLAEIPETSRHAGYARAFRRNTQWWRTIFAKNPLGWSGRTARKLERLVGVADIYVQKLNDRYANPSGKGAAVETTAPEPGDTSAFAPAQTAGTGESVAAGDAPEPAREKEAG; from the coding sequence ATGAACGAACGTCTGCGCCAACTGGAGCGGCACCTGAAGCAGGAGAATCCGGTGCTGCTGGAGGTGGTGGGCAGCTTCAGGGAACTGGACAGGATCAGCCGCAGTCTCGGCTTTCTCGGCAAGAACGAGTCGCTGGCGGCGCGCGTGCCCTGGTGGCCGCTCATCGCCGTGCTCGGAACCTACTCCTCGGGCAAGTCCACCTTCATCAACTCCTACCTCGACTATCCGCTGCAGTCGACCGGGAACCAGGCGGTGGACGACAAGTTCACCGTCATGTGCTTCAGCGGCGAGGGCATGGTGCGCACCCTGCCCGGGTTGTCCCTGGATGCCGATCCGCGCTTTCCCTTCTATCAGATCGGCGAGTCCATCGACGAGGTGGCCACCGGTGAGGGCGGGCGCATCGACGCCTACCTGCAGCTCAAGACCTGTCCCAGCGAGAAGCTGCGCGGCAAGATACTCATCGACTCTCCCGGATTCGACGCCGATGCGCAGCGCACCTCCACCTTGCGCATCACCGACCACATCATTCACCTCTCGGACCTGGTGCTCGTGTTCTTCGATGCCCGTCATCCGGAGGCGGGTTCCATGCACGATACCCTCGAACACCTGGTGGGCAGCACCATCAGCCGCCATGATTCGAGCAAGTTCCTCTATGTGCTCAACCAGATCGACACCACCGCACGGGAAGACAATCCCGAACAGGTCTTCGCCGCCTGGCAACGGGCCCTGGCCCAGCACGGCCTTACCGCGGGGCGCTGCTACAGCATCTATGACACCGGGGCCGCGGTACCCATCGACGACCCCCAGAAACGGAGCCGCTTCGAAGGCAAGCGCGATGCCGACCTGGCGGCCATCTACCAGCGCATCGACGAGGTGGGGGTGGAGCGGGCCTATCGCATCGTCGGGATGCTGGAGCACACCGCGCGGATGCTGGAGGACGACCTGGTGCCGCGGGTGCAGGGTTTCATGCAGCGCTGGCGCCAGCGGGTGCTGTGGCTCGACGGGCTGATGCTCGCGCTCCTGGCCGCCGTGGTGCTGGGTCTGGGCGTGGGGACCGATCTGCTGGCCGGCGTCTCCCTGAGCGCCATGCAGAGCGATCCCGTCACTACCGGCATCGTGGCCGCGGTGGTGCTGGTCCTGCTGGGCTACGGCCACTTCCGCATCCGCAACTGGGCGGCCGGACAGGTGATTCGCAAGACGCTGGCCGAAATCCCGGAGACCTCCCGGCATGCGGGCTATGCCCGGGCCTTCCGGCGCAACACCCAGTGGTGGCGCACCATCTTCGCCAAGAATCCGCTGGGCTGGAGCGGTCGTACCGCCAGGAAGCTGGAGCGACTGGTGGGCGTGGCCGACATCTACGTGCAGAAGCTGAATGACCGTTACGCCAACCCTTCCGGGAAGGGCGCGGCGGTGGAGACGACGGCTCCGGAGCCGGGCGACACCTCGGCCTTCGCCCCGGCGCAGACGGCAGGGACGGGTGAGTCCGTGGCCGCCGGGGACGCGCCGGAACCGGCCCGGGAGAAGGAAGCCGGCTGA
- a CDS encoding TerC family protein has translation MEWLTDPQAWMALATLTLLEIVLGIDNIIFLTILVGRLPAHQRNRARVLGLGLAMGTRILLLLSLAWVMRLTEPLFSVLGEAVSGRDLILVGGGLFLLAKATIEIHNSLEGVEDGQTEGRGGAGFLSILAQIAVLDIVFSLDSVITAIGLADQVQVMVIAIMAAVGVMMFAAKPIGEFVDAHPTVKMLALSFLVLVGVTLIVEGFDVHVPKGYIYFAMAFSVAVEMLNLRLRRRAEEPVRLHSQYREEPEPSRGE, from the coding sequence ATGGAATGGTTGACCGATCCGCAGGCCTGGATGGCGCTGGCCACCCTGACCCTGCTCGAAATCGTCCTCGGCATCGACAACATCATCTTTCTCACCATCCTGGTGGGGCGCCTGCCGGCGCACCAGCGCAACCGTGCCCGGGTGCTGGGGCTGGGCCTGGCCATGGGCACGCGCATCCTGCTGCTGTTGTCCCTGGCATGGGTGATGCGCCTGACCGAGCCGCTGTTCTCGGTCCTGGGCGAGGCCGTCTCCGGGCGGGACCTCATCCTGGTCGGCGGCGGGCTGTTCCTGCTGGCCAAGGCCACCATCGAAATCCACAACAGTCTCGAGGGCGTGGAGGACGGACAGACGGAAGGCCGGGGCGGCGCCGGCTTTCTCTCCATCCTGGCGCAGATCGCGGTGCTCGATATCGTCTTCTCCCTGGATTCGGTCATCACCGCCATCGGGCTCGCCGACCAGGTCCAGGTGATGGTGATCGCCATCATGGCGGCGGTGGGTGTGATGATGTTCGCCGCGAAGCCCATCGGGGAGTTCGTGGATGCCCACCCGACGGTAAAGATGCTGGCGCTGAGCTTCCTGGTGCTGGTGGGGGTGACCCTCATCGTGGAGGGATTCGATGTCCACGTGCCGAAGGGCTATATCTATTTCGCCATGGCTTTCTCGGTGGCCGTGGAGATGCTCAATCTGCGGCTGCGCCGGCGGGCGGAGGAGCCCGTCAGGCTCCATTCCCAGTACCGGGAAGAGCCGGAGCCATCCCGGGGAGAGTGA
- a CDS encoding GTPase, which produces MKATLPLRALLALALVLGLLLALLFLLIATESLLNVLDRLKETPPWVGLAWGAALLALAVAGGWLAWRLLLPRRSRPGRAQPAPADRAGLEAELERLRREHEGMDTQGVERELAELDLRTASGALYVALFGEISTGKSSLVRTLVPGAEPAVSVDGGTTRAVTHYRWGEGDRRIEVADVPGLNEADGELDGQARAEALRAHVVVFVCDGDLTRDQYRALRSLVQLDKPLVVAINKADRYSTGEIGTIRDRVRERLEGAPDVEVVAISAGGRRELVRVLPDGREERVTREAPPRVEDLRTALRFQLQRDPQALEALRERSTVKLATDRLQAAVSDYRREKAQALTRRYARRAVVGALAAVSPGTDLLVQGVLGVGLVKAQCGLFGVPARKLDLDTFLELVQRSLKGRTTPLLMAVAGNACKAFPGLGTIAGGLIHAVAYGLLFDTLGRALAQTLETHGRLLPEAAAETFEERLGEDLDTRARQLAQMVLETRRAPRDG; this is translated from the coding sequence GTGAAGGCCACCCTGCCCCTCCGCGCCCTGCTCGCGCTGGCCCTGGTGCTCGGCCTGCTGCTGGCGCTGCTGTTCCTGCTGATCGCCACCGAGTCGCTCCTGAACGTCCTCGATCGCCTCAAGGAGACGCCTCCCTGGGTGGGCCTGGCCTGGGGCGCGGCGCTGCTGGCGCTGGCGGTTGCCGGTGGCTGGCTGGCCTGGCGCCTGCTGCTGCCGCGCCGTTCCCGGCCGGGGCGTGCACAGCCGGCGCCGGCCGATCGCGCCGGCCTCGAGGCGGAACTGGAACGTCTCCGCCGGGAGCACGAGGGGATGGACACCCAGGGCGTTGAGCGGGAGCTTGCCGAGCTCGACCTGCGCACCGCCAGCGGCGCACTTTACGTGGCCCTGTTCGGCGAAATCAGCACCGGGAAAAGCAGCCTGGTGCGTACCCTGGTGCCGGGTGCCGAGCCGGCGGTGAGCGTGGACGGCGGCACCACCCGGGCAGTCACCCACTACCGCTGGGGGGAGGGCGACAGGCGGATCGAGGTGGCGGATGTCCCGGGCCTGAACGAGGCCGACGGCGAGCTGGACGGGCAGGCCCGCGCCGAGGCCCTGCGCGCCCACGTGGTCGTGTTCGTCTGCGATGGCGACCTGACCCGCGACCAGTACCGGGCCCTCCGCTCCCTGGTGCAGCTGGACAAGCCGCTGGTGGTGGCCATCAACAAGGCCGATCGCTACAGCACCGGGGAGATCGGGACCATCCGGGACCGCGTGCGCGAACGGCTGGAGGGCGCCCCCGATGTGGAGGTGGTGGCCATCAGTGCCGGCGGCCGCCGGGAGCTGGTGCGGGTACTGCCCGACGGCCGCGAGGAGCGGGTGACACGTGAGGCGCCGCCCCGGGTGGAGGATCTCCGCACCGCGCTGCGCTTCCAGCTGCAGCGGGACCCGCAGGCGCTCGAAGCCCTGCGCGAGCGCAGCACCGTGAAGCTGGCCACCGACCGCCTCCAGGCGGCAGTCAGCGACTACCGCCGCGAAAAGGCGCAGGCGCTCACCCGCCGCTATGCCCGCCGCGCCGTGGTGGGCGCCCTGGCCGCCGTGAGCCCGGGCACCGATCTGCTGGTCCAGGGTGTCCTGGGCGTCGGGCTGGTGAAGGCGCAGTGCGGCCTGTTCGGGGTTCCGGCGCGGAAACTGGATCTCGACACTTTCCTGGAACTGGTGCAGCGCAGCCTCAAGGGACGCACCACCCCGCTGCTGATGGCCGTGGCGGGCAACGCCTGCAAGGCCTTTCCCGGCCTCGGCACCATCGCCGGCGGCTTGATTCACGCAGTCGCCTATGGCCTGCTGTTTGACACCCTGGGGCGGGCGTTGGCCCAGACCCTGGAGACCCACGGCCGGCTGCTTCCCGAGGCGGCGGCGGAGACCTTCGAGGAGAGGCTCGGTGAAGATCTGGACACGCGTGCGCGACAACTGGCGCAAATGGTCCTCGAGACACGTCGAGCGCCCCGCGACGGATGA
- a CDS encoding GTP-binding protein: MKIWTRVRDNWRKWSSRHVERPATDEPSAPAAGEDHLALARESLRELLQDDRVPASVRESLAEDYRQVQAMLEKLEHGHIHIAVFGRVSVGKSATLNALLGEPRFRTSPLHGETRSADLAHWRQYDAGGVYLVDTPGINEVDGEARERLAHEVAERSDLVLFVVDGDLTRSELDALRVLARYRRPLLLLLNKADRYTREERALLLQTLERRSAGLVAPGNILAIAAEPGERVYLQVDATGQETEVVRRPPTEVEKLRERLWLVLEQEGKSLAALNATLFAGRLSDQVAERILATRRTLADSLVRTYCVSKGVAVALNPLPVADLVAAAAIDIGMVVHLSRLHRLPMSRSQAGALVRTVIGQMALLMGTTWAVHLVSSALKLGTGGLSTVITAAAQGAVAYYSTYVVGQVAERYLAQGLSWGAGGPKRVVRDILANLDRDSLLAQARSDILARLRAG, from the coding sequence GTGAAGATCTGGACACGCGTGCGCGACAACTGGCGCAAATGGTCCTCGAGACACGTCGAGCGCCCCGCGACGGATGAGCCCTCCGCTCCCGCCGCGGGCGAGGACCACCTGGCCCTGGCGCGCGAGAGCCTGCGCGAGCTGCTGCAGGACGACCGGGTGCCCGCCTCGGTGCGCGAATCCCTGGCCGAGGACTACCGCCAGGTGCAGGCGATGCTGGAGAAGCTGGAGCACGGCCATATCCACATCGCCGTCTTCGGCCGGGTCAGCGTCGGCAAGTCCGCCACCCTCAACGCCCTGCTCGGCGAGCCCCGGTTCCGCACCAGCCCCCTCCATGGCGAGACCCGCAGCGCCGATCTCGCCCACTGGCGCCAGTACGATGCCGGCGGCGTCTACCTGGTGGACACCCCCGGCATCAACGAGGTGGACGGCGAGGCCCGGGAACGGCTCGCGCACGAGGTGGCGGAACGCAGCGACCTGGTCCTGTTCGTGGTGGACGGCGACCTGACCCGCAGCGAGCTGGACGCGCTGCGGGTGCTGGCCCGCTATCGCCGTCCGCTCCTGCTGCTGCTCAACAAGGCCGACCGCTACACGCGGGAGGAGCGGGCGCTGCTGTTGCAGACCCTGGAGCGCCGCAGCGCCGGGCTGGTGGCGCCGGGCAACATCCTCGCCATCGCCGCCGAACCGGGCGAACGGGTCTACCTGCAGGTGGATGCCACGGGACAGGAGACCGAGGTGGTCCGGCGACCGCCCACGGAGGTGGAGAAGCTCCGCGAGCGGTTGTGGCTGGTGCTGGAGCAGGAGGGCAAGAGCCTGGCGGCGCTCAACGCCACGCTTTTCGCCGGTCGCCTGAGCGACCAGGTGGCCGAACGGATACTCGCCACCCGCAGGACCCTGGCCGACTCCCTGGTGCGCACCTACTGCGTCAGCAAGGGGGTGGCGGTGGCGCTGAACCCGCTGCCGGTGGCCGACCTCGTCGCCGCGGCGGCAATCGACATCGGCATGGTGGTGCATCTCTCGCGCCTGCATCGGCTGCCCATGAGCCGGAGCCAGGCTGGCGCGCTGGTGCGCACCGTGATCGGACAGATGGCTTTGCTCATGGGCACCACCTGGGCGGTGCACCTGGTCTCCTCCGCCCTGAAGCTCGGCACGGGCGGGCTGTCCACGGTCATCACCGCCGCCGCCCAGGGCGCGGTCGCCTACTACAGCACCTACGTGGTGGGCCAGGTCGCGGAGCGCTACCTGGCCCAGGGACTCTCCTGGGGCGCCGGCGGCCCGAAGCGGGTGGTGCGGGACATCCTGGCGAACCTGGACCGCGATTCCCTGCTGGCCCAGGCCCGCAGCGACATCCTGGCGCGTCTGCGCGCCGGCTGA